CCGCGGCAAAAGCCCACAGCCAGGCCGCTGCCGGCAGAGCCAGGGCCAAGGCAAAGGCCGCTGCCTGGCGTAAGGCCGAGGGCCGCACCCCCACGCGCCGCAGCGGTAGCAGGCCCAGGGCCAGACCGCAGACCAGCCCGGCCACATGGGCTAGATAGTCCGTATTTTCTCCTTCCGTCCCCAGCATGGCCAGCAAGGCCGCTCCAGCAGCCACGGGCAGCATGGCTTTGCGCCAGTGGCGTTCCCGTCGGGCCATGGCCCCGGCCAGCCCCCCTATGGCGGCAAACAGGGCGGAGGAAAAGCCCAGACTGGTAAAGGCCCCAGGCCGCAAGGGCACGGTCAGCGCATTGCCCGCCGCCCCTCCCAGCAGGGTCAGCAGCACGGCCGACCCTGGCCCAACACAGCGGGCCAGCAAAATCAGAAACAACGCCCCAAAAACCACATTGCCGCACAAGTGGGTGAGCCCGGCGTGCAGGGTCAGGGCCGTGACTACCCGATACCATTCACCGAACACACGCACGCGCACCGCGTCCAGCATCCCGGCGGTGGCCCAGGTTTCCGGCGGCGGCAAGCACACGGGCACAGGCCACCAGCCTGCCCGCCAGCCGTGCCAGAGCACCAGCGGCAGCAAGGCCAGAATGGAAAGATAACTGTAGGGGAAAGGCCGCCAGGGCGTCCGGGGCGGGCGCGGTTTCTGCTCCTGCACAAATTCCGTCAGTTCCAGGCGCGCCCGCTGCTCCAGCAAGGGCGGCACATAGGCGCACAGTTGTCCTCCAAAGCAAACCGTCCTGCACGGAATGCGGCAGGCCTCCAGCACCAGCAGACGGTCGCGGGCACGGGCGTAGCCTGCCGCGCCCTCCACTTCCAGAATTTTGCGCCAGAATGGGGGGACGGAACCGGGCCTGCGCCGCACGCGCCAGCGCCCGGCAGGCAAGGGATGGCGGGAGGAAGAAGAAACAGCGCGCATACGGCATGGTAGCATCGGGCCCGCTGCAGCTCAACTGCCCCCCAGCCAGCCCTTCCTTTAAAAAAATGGGCGCTGTCTGGAATATACCGAGCTGTGTCGGCTTCACTGCTGTGCTTTACGCAGACGCTTGCAGCCACGGGATAGCTGCCGGGCTTGCCTTGGACGGATGGGGTGGCCGTATAGAGCAGTTAGCGAATGAAATGAGCTAACTGCTCTGCAAGGATTTTCTTGAAAATCCTTGCCACGAAATGCGAGAAGGCAGGCTTTTGCCTGCCGTAAGCGAGCATTTCAAGTGTTAAATACTCTAGTCGGGATACAGCGCAATTGGGCGCCTGAGGCGCTTGAGTGACGGTACTGCGGAGCAGAGAAAAAAATAAGACCCCGACAGAAAAGCCTGTCGGAGTCTTCCTGCGAAAACAGCTTCGCGTAAAAATTGTCCAGGTTAGCTCTCTTTGCGCACCAGGGGCTTAGTCACTACGCCGGAGCGCAGGCAACGGGTGCACACGGTGAGCGTACGCACGCTGCCGTCAGCAAACTGATGGCGCACGCGCTGCAGATTGGGGGCGAAGCGACGCTTGGTCTTGATATTGGAGTGGCTCACAAGATTGCCAACCTGGGGCTTTTTGCCGCAGAACACGCATTCCTTGCTCATATTTTCCTCCGCAGATGCAAAAAAAATTGGCGGCAAAAACGAGGCCCGGCGTCAAAAAGCACCTCTGGGCGGGCATGACCGCGCGAAACGGTTATATAGTCCATGCCGGAGGAAAAGGCAAGAAATTTTCCCGAAAAACCTTGCACAAAATACCCTGCGGCATCTGGCCTGGGCAAGCCGTAAGGGCCCCCGGCACATGGTGTAAAAAAGCCTTGTAATCTCGTCTATTATAGCAAAGTCCAAGAACGGCCGTGTGTTGAGGCGGTCGCAGGGGAAAAATCACGCCGCCATCTGGCTTGGAGCGCCGCTGTTGCGGCGCATCATTCTGATGCGGTCAGTGGAAACCAGTACGGCTTCAGAAAATGCAGTCGGCACGCTTCCCCGGTCTGAGGGCCCTTGCCATACCGTCCCTTTTGCACCCGCACTTCCTGTTTGCCCACTCTGACTTGATAGTCAATAAGTTCGCCAAGAAAAGTTCGGCGTTCCACTATGCCGGGCACGCCGCCCTCATCGACAAATTCGATTTCATTAGGGCGGCTTGCCATGGTACCCGTGCCCGCGCGCACAATGGTCGCGTCTGGAACGCAGCCGGAAGGAAACGGCGCGGCAACGCCGTCCAGCACCATAGCACTTTCGGTTACCGTCATGTCCGTGAAGTTGGAAAGCCCAATAAAACTGAACACAAATCGATTGGCTGGGTTGGTATACACTTCGAGCGGCGAGGCTATTTGTTGCACCACGCCGTTTTTCATGACCAGAATACGATCTGAAAGGGCCATGGCCTCTGATTGATCGTGGGTCACGTACATGATGGAAAAGCCGTATATTTTTTGCAGCTCTTTTATTTCAAAGCGCATTTCTTCACGCAGGTGCGGGTCGAGGCTGGAAAGGGGCTCGTCCAGGAGCATGACAGAAGGGTTGATGGCCAGCGCCCTGGCCAGGGCTACCCGCTGCTTGCCGCCGCCGGAAAGATCTGCGGGGCTTTTGCGCGCCACGTCCAGCAAATTTGTGTGCTGCAGCGCCTCGGTGGTACGCTTGTCGATTTCAGCCGCATTGGTTTTTTTGATACGCAATGGAAAGGCTACGTTTTCGTAGACGCTCATGTGCGGCCAGACGGCAAAGGCCTGAAAAACCATGCCGAAATCACGTTTTTCCGGCGGCAGGTAATATTTTTTCGCACCGGACGAAAGCAGCTTGCCGTTGACGCTGATCTCCCCTTCGTCCAGATCTTCAAAGCCCGCCACCATGCGCAGGGTCGTAGTTTTGCCGCAGCCCGATGGCCCCAGCATGGAAAAGCACTCGCCATCGCCGATTTTCAGATTCAGCGAGGAAACAGCCTTAACCTTGCCAAAATATTTGGTTACGTCGGTCAGTGTAATGGACATGCTCAGGCCTGCCTGGTTTTGGCAAAGTGGTTGATAATGGTTTGCCCCGTCACGATAAGGATCAGCGCTATGCCTGCCAAGGCGGCTGAAGTGACCGTTTCACCGTCTTCATTCAAGGTGTAAATAGCCACGCCGATGGTGCGGCTGGTAGTGCCGTAAAGCATGACGGAAACTGTGAGTTCGCGCAGGGCGGGCAAAAAGATGAGGAAGAAGGCCGCGACCATGCCGGGGCGCACCAGGGGCAACACAATGTCGCGCAGGGCCTGCCACATGGTGGCGCCGCAGGCGCGGGCCGCCTCTACCAACGAGTCGTGCACCTGCTCCAGCGCGGCCGAGTTGGCCTTGAGCGAAAAGGCCATGTAGCGCGCTATGTAGGCAATAAGGATAATCCAGATCGTGTTGTAAAGATTGATGCCAAAGCGCCCGCTCCAGGCCAGGATAACGCCCAGGGCAATAACCGAACCGGGAACGGAAAAAGGCAGCATGCCCAAAAATTCCAGGATGCCCTTGCCGCGTACCTTCATCTTGACAATGACGTAAGAAATCATCACCCCCGCGAACATGGTGATGGTGGCTGCAGCAAGGCCCAGCCCGATACTGTTTTTGATGGCCTGCTGGGTTTGGTCCCACTCAAAAAGCACGTATTTATAGTTCTCCAGAGAGAGATTCTCCCAGGTGATGGGCACCCCGTAGGTTTTCAGTCCGCCCACTAAAAAGATTGTTACCGTGGGCAGCACAATGGTTACGCCGATATACAGCAGGCAGAAGAGAAACAGCGGCGTGCGCAGACCGCGCAACTTCAGCTCCATGGGCCGAAAGCTCTTGCCGGCGATGATTTGGTATTTGCCTGATCCCAAAATCTTCCGTTGCAGCCAGATGATGCACGCTGCGGTTACCACCAGCACCGAGGCCAGTACAGTGCCGGTGCGGATGGAATCAAAGCTGCCCGCGCTCTGGTGGATGCGCTCGTAAATCAGGGTAGGGATATTGTAGATGCCCACCTCTATGCCCAGAACGGCCACTGTGCCAAAATGGGCCATGGAATACAGCATGATGAGCAGTGCCCCAGAAAGAATACTGGGCATTACCAGCGGCAGGGTGATTTTGCGGGTGATGGTGAAGAGGCCCGCGCCGGAGATTCGGGCCGATTCCTCCAGCGTTGGGTCCATGCGTTCCAGCGCGCCGCAGACCTGAATGAAGACAAAGGGGAAAAGATACATGGTTTCAATGGCGATGATGCCGCCATACGAAAAAATGTCGAACAGCGCGCTCTCCGAGCCGGTAAGGTCGCGCCATAAGCGATTGATATAGCCTGCACGGGGCGAAAGCAGCATTTTCCAGGCCAGTGCGCCGATGAACGAAGGCAGCATGAATGGCACCAGAAACATGCTTTTCATAAAACCTTTGTAGGGGATGTCGGTGCGCGTTACCAGCCACGCAAAAAAGGTGCCCACAGTGGTGGCGCAAAGGGTCACGCCGCTGGCGATGAACAGCGAGTTCAACAGCGCTTGGTACGTCTCCCCCTCGCTGAGGGTTTTGACTACATCTGCAGCGTTGAACTGACCGTCAACAAAAAATGCGTTGAAAAAGATGAGGGCCACCGGCACCACAACCACAATGACAAGAATGGCAATGGACAGAAATAAAATGACTTCCGCCACGCCAAAAGAATGTTGTCGTTTGACCGCTTGCATACCTGTCCGCCTGATTTGAAAAAAATGGCCACCCCGGGCCGCGCCATCTTCGACGGCGCGAAACAGGGTCGTGCGCGTGTGTTTTTTTATTTGAACCAATGCGCGTTACGCAGGGTAAAGACACAATCTTCACCCTCTTGAAGCAGCAGGCCGTTTGCCAGGGCCTCGTGCGTATCCAGAGCTGTACGCAGGTATTGCCCGCCCACTTCCAGCTGGTAGTCCATAAACGCGCCCAAAAAACTGGCCCGATGCACCTTGGCCCGCAGCCCTTGGCCTTCGCGCCGCAGAACTACGTCCGAAGGTCGAAAGCCCACCCGCAGATCGCCGGAGGAACCGGCTTCGGGCAAAAGGGGAAAGGCTTGGCCTGCCAATTCGGCCGCACCGTTCTGCACCCGAACGTGCAGAAAATTGCTCATGCCCAGGAAGGAAAACACAAATTCGTCCACAGGGCGGGCAAAGAGCTCGGTCGGCGTGCCCACCTGGCGCAACGCGCCCTGCGCGTCCATCACCGCCATCCGATCCGAGATGGCCAGGGCTATTTCCTGATCATGCGTAACATAAAGGATGGTGACCCCAAGATTTTTTTGCAGCGTTTTGATTTCAAAACGCATTTCTTCGCGCAGGTTGGCGTCCAGGTTGTTCAGGGGTTCATCCAGCAAAAGCAGGCTGGGCTGCGCCACCAGCGCGCGCGCCAAGGCCACACGCTGTTGCTGGCCGCCCGAAAGTTGCGAAGGCAAGCGGTCTTCCATGCCCGTAAGGTTCACGTCGTCAATGCTTTTCTGCACCAACGCTGCCGCTTCCGCCGGGTTGGTTTTGGCGATTTTGAGAGGATAGCCTACATTTTGCCGTACCGTCATATGCGGCCACACGGCATAGTCCTGAAAGACCACCCCAAGGCTGCGCTGCTCCGCCGGCAGAAAAGCTCCAGTTTTGGCGTCGGCCACTACCTCGGAGCCGATGCGCATGCTGCCCCCGTCCAACGCCTCGAAGCCGGCAATAATGCGCAGCAGCACAGTCTTGCCGCAGCCGGAAGGCCCTATAAGCGTGAAGCACTCGCCGTCCTCCAGCTTTAGGGAAAGATTCTGCAAAACCTTATGTTCGCCATAGGATTTTGAAATATTGTCGAGTACGATTTCCGCCATAAACTGTCCCTTATGTGGCCGTGCACAGACCACGACCACTCTGGAGCGACGCCCTTTTCCTGAGGGAAAGGGCGTCGCTCCTGCGGCGTTGCGCCCACCAACGCGCGCTCCGGGCGCACGGCGGTGGATTTGTCACAGAGTTGTCACTTTTTTGTAACTATTTTGCCATCATGATGTCGGTAAACTTTTTAATAGTAGCTTCCTTGTCAGTCAAAATCTTTTTGTAATCAACTTTGAGGCTGCGGGCCATGGCGTCCTCACCGGAGGGCAGGTTGTATTCCTTGCCGGGGGCTATGCCTTTGCGCACGGGCAGGGTGCCTTGCTCGGCCAGGATCTGCTGGCCTTCTTCAGAAAGCAGAAAGTCCACAAACTTTTTGGCCGCATTCAGGTTCGGCGTGCCTTTGAAAATAGCGGCCGGGCTGGGGATGACGAGCATCTCGGGCGGATACACCAAGGCGAGGTCAGCGCCTTTTTTGATCTTTTCATTCACGATGTAGTCCACGCCGATGCAGGCGAGCAAATCGCCGGAAGCTGTATCGTCCACCACCTGGCCAGAGCCCTTGCCAATGCGCGCGCCGTTTTTGTGCACGTTTTGGATGTAGTCCCAGCCAAACTTGTCCACCAGAAGCTGGATGCTCATGTATGCGGTGCCGGAAAGGGCCGGGTTGGCAATGCCGAACGCCTTCTTGAACTCAGGCTTGGTCATGTCGCTCCATTGTGTGGGCGGCTGTTTCACATAGCGTTTGTTGTAGGCAATGCCCAACGTCCCCAGACGGACGGCTGTAAATGAACCGTCAAAATCAGCAAAGGGGTTGATGACATTGGGCATCTCTGGCGAAATGTATTTTTCCAGAAGGCCCTCGGCGCGCATGTTGAAAAAGTCCGGCACTTCGCTGGTCCAGATGACGTCGGCCATAATTTTGCCAGACTGCCGCTCTGTAGCAATCTTGGCCATGAGCTTCCCAGCCCCAGCAGACTGATAGTCAACAGCTATATCAGGATATTTCTTGACGAAGGCCTCTTTCATAGAACCAATAATGGATTCTTTTAGTGAGGTGTAGACAACCAGTTTTTCGCCCGCAATGGCTGAAATTGCGGAGATTGCCACCATGGCGACTGCCAACAAAAAAATACTGCAACGTTTCATGCGTTCTCCTCGTAGCTGTGGAAAAGTGCTTGGCAAGAGGCAAATTTTGAACAATAGGCCCTAAGACAAATTTCTCCGCATGGTATCCAAAGCAGGCTGTAATGACAATACATTTTCCAACGATGCAGATCGCCGCGAGGCGCAATCAAGTCCATCCCCCGGGCCATTTTAAAAACAGGGGCAGAGCAACCAGAGCCGGTTGCCCTTCCACTGTAAAGCATGCCATTGATAAAGCTGGTGCCTCTGGCATAGGAACACCAAGATGAAAACAGCAGGTTTGCCACAGCGCAGCGTATTGGGATGCTCCGCCAGGCAGGCAAGCCGTAGGCCCTTGCGCGGCTTCCGGATCAGCCGGAAAGCTCACCGAGCTCCTGCAGCCGCTGCTCCACAGCTTCCCAGCGCAGCAGCAGCGCCGTCTGTTCTTCTTCCAGGGCCGCAAGCCGGCCTGTCGTGCGGGTAAAGGCTGCCGGATCTCTTGTGAACAAGTCGGGGTCGGCCAGGGCGGCTTCAAGGTCGGCCTGCTCCCGCTCCAGAGCGTCCAGGCGCTCTGGCAGGGCGTCCAGCTCCTTGCCCAACAGTTCAAACTCCCGCTGTTCCTTGAAGCTGCGGCGGCGGGGTTTGTCCGTGGCGGGGCGCTGGTCCGTCCGCCGGCCGGGACGGACGGCTTTTTCTTCCGCCTTCGGTTCCTGTGGCGGCGTGGCCCGCTGGCGCAGCCAGTCTGTATACGCGCCCACATACTCGTGGGCCCTGCCGTCGCCTTCCAAGGCGATCACGCTGGTCACCATGTTGTCCAGAAAGCTCCGGTCGTGGCTGACCACCAGCACGGTGCCGGCATAGTCCGCAAGCAGTTCTTCCAGCAGTTCCAGCGTTTCCGCGTCCAGGTCGTTGGTGGGTTCGTCCAGCACCAGCACGTTTGACGGCCGGGTAAAGAGCTTGGCCAGCAGCAGCCGGTTGCGCTCCCCGCCGGACAGGACTTTGACCGGCAGCCGGAGGCGGTCC
This is a stretch of genomic DNA from Desulfovibrio legallii. It encodes these proteins:
- a CDS encoding rhomboid family intramembrane serine protease gives rise to the protein MRAVSSSSRHPLPAGRWRVRRRPGSVPPFWRKILEVEGAAGYARARDRLLVLEACRIPCRTVCFGGQLCAYVPPLLEQRARLELTEFVQEQKPRPPRTPWRPFPYSYLSILALLPLVLWHGWRAGWWPVPVCLPPPETWATAGMLDAVRVRVFGEWYRVVTALTLHAGLTHLCGNVVFGALFLILLARCVGPGSAVLLTLLGGAAGNALTVPLRPGAFTSLGFSSALFAAIGGLAGAMARRERHWRKAMLPVAAGAALLAMLGTEGENTDYLAHVAGLVCGLALGLLPLRRVGVRPSALRQAAAFALALALPAAAWLWAFAAAGR
- the rpmB gene encoding 50S ribosomal protein L28, producing the protein MSKECVFCGKKPQVGNLVSHSNIKTKRRFAPNLQRVRHQFADGSVRTLTVCTRCLRSGVVTKPLVRKES
- a CDS encoding ABC transporter ATP-binding protein, whose translation is MSITLTDVTKYFGKVKAVSSLNLKIGDGECFSMLGPSGCGKTTTLRMVAGFEDLDEGEISVNGKLLSSGAKKYYLPPEKRDFGMVFQAFAVWPHMSVYENVAFPLRIKKTNAAEIDKRTTEALQHTNLLDVARKSPADLSGGGKQRVALARALAINPSVMLLDEPLSSLDPHLREEMRFEIKELQKIYGFSIMYVTHDQSEAMALSDRILVMKNGVVQQIASPLEVYTNPANRFVFSFIGLSNFTDMTVTESAMVLDGVAAPFPSGCVPDATIVRAGTGTMASRPNEIEFVDEGGVPGIVERRTFLGELIDYQVRVGKQEVRVQKGRYGKGPQTGEACRLHFLKPYWFPLTASE
- a CDS encoding ABC transporter permease; this translates as MQAVKRQHSFGVAEVILFLSIAILVIVVVVPVALIFFNAFFVDGQFNAADVVKTLSEGETYQALLNSLFIASGVTLCATTVGTFFAWLVTRTDIPYKGFMKSMFLVPFMLPSFIGALAWKMLLSPRAGYINRLWRDLTGSESALFDIFSYGGIIAIETMYLFPFVFIQVCGALERMDPTLEESARISGAGLFTITRKITLPLVMPSILSGALLIMLYSMAHFGTVAVLGIEVGIYNIPTLIYERIHQSAGSFDSIRTGTVLASVLVVTAACIIWLQRKILGSGKYQIIAGKSFRPMELKLRGLRTPLFLFCLLYIGVTIVLPTVTIFLVGGLKTYGVPITWENLSLENYKYVLFEWDQTQQAIKNSIGLGLAAATITMFAGVMISYVIVKMKVRGKGILEFLGMLPFSVPGSVIALGVILAWSGRFGINLYNTIWIILIAYIARYMAFSLKANSAALEQVHDSLVEAARACGATMWQALRDIVLPLVRPGMVAAFFLIFLPALRELTVSVMLYGTTSRTIGVAIYTLNEDGETVTSAALAGIALILIVTGQTIINHFAKTRQA
- a CDS encoding ABC transporter ATP-binding protein, which translates into the protein MAEIVLDNISKSYGEHKVLQNLSLKLEDGECFTLIGPSGCGKTVLLRIIAGFEALDGGSMRIGSEVVADAKTGAFLPAEQRSLGVVFQDYAVWPHMTVRQNVGYPLKIAKTNPAEAAALVQKSIDDVNLTGMEDRLPSQLSGGQQQRVALARALVAQPSLLLLDEPLNNLDANLREEMRFEIKTLQKNLGVTILYVTHDQEIALAISDRMAVMDAQGALRQVGTPTELFARPVDEFVFSFLGMSNFLHVRVQNGAAELAGQAFPLLPEAGSSGDLRVGFRPSDVVLRREGQGLRAKVHRASFLGAFMDYQLEVGGQYLRTALDTHEALANGLLLQEGEDCVFTLRNAHWFK
- a CDS encoding ABC transporter substrate-binding protein, whose protein sequence is MKRCSIFLLAVAMVAISAISAIAGEKLVVYTSLKESIIGSMKEAFVKKYPDIAVDYQSAGAGKLMAKIATERQSGKIMADVIWTSEVPDFFNMRAEGLLEKYISPEMPNVINPFADFDGSFTAVRLGTLGIAYNKRYVKQPPTQWSDMTKPEFKKAFGIANPALSGTAYMSIQLLVDKFGWDYIQNVHKNGARIGKGSGQVVDDTASGDLLACIGVDYIVNEKIKKGADLALVYPPEMLVIPSPAAIFKGTPNLNAAKKFVDFLLSEEGQQILAEQGTLPVRKGIAPGKEYNLPSGEDAMARSLKVDYKKILTDKEATIKKFTDIMMAK